From Myxococcales bacterium, the proteins below share one genomic window:
- a CDS encoding ABC transporter ATP-binding protein produces MAPFMLDVRGLTTTFETDEGTLRAIDDVSFHVPKGKTLGIVGESGCGKSVTALSILRLLPEGIGKIARGSVELFGKDLTTLDERAMREVRGNDISMIFQEPMTSLNPVYTVGDQIVEAIVLHQDVPKRKARERAIDMLRLVGIHSPEENVDAYPHQLSGGMRQRVMIAMALACEPKLLLADEPTTALDVTIQAQILELLKDLQGKLGMSIVLITHDLGVVAEYTHHVVVMYGGRVVESAPVRDLFRSPKHPYTLGLLESLPTHVDGPRPARRARLRTIEGLVPDLSKLPSGCRFADRCPLVVDACRKEEPELRALEGSPEEGAFPGRAGRFSRCFRASELPVPSRFATDATP; encoded by the coding sequence ATGGCGCCGTTCATGCTCGACGTCCGCGGCCTCACCACCACCTTCGAAACGGACGAGGGCACCCTCCGCGCCATCGACGACGTCTCCTTTCACGTCCCGAAGGGCAAGACCCTCGGCATCGTGGGCGAGAGCGGCTGCGGCAAGAGCGTCACCGCCCTCTCGATCCTCCGCCTCCTCCCGGAGGGCATCGGGAAGATCGCGCGGGGCTCCGTGGAGCTCTTCGGGAAGGATCTCACGACCCTCGACGAGCGCGCTATGCGCGAGGTGCGCGGGAACGACATTTCGATGATCTTCCAGGAGCCCATGACGAGCCTGAACCCCGTCTACACGGTCGGGGATCAGATCGTCGAGGCGATCGTGCTCCACCAAGACGTGCCGAAGCGAAAGGCCCGGGAGCGCGCGATCGACATGCTCCGCCTCGTCGGGATCCACTCGCCCGAAGAGAACGTCGACGCGTACCCACACCAGCTCTCCGGCGGCATGCGCCAGCGCGTCATGATCGCGATGGCGCTCGCGTGCGAGCCGAAGCTCCTCCTGGCCGACGAGCCGACCACGGCCCTCGACGTCACGATCCAGGCGCAGATCCTCGAGCTCTTGAAGGACCTCCAAGGGAAGCTCGGCATGAGCATCGTGCTCATCACGCACGACCTCGGTGTAGTTGCAGAGTACACTCACCACGTCGTCGTCATGTACGGCGGGCGGGTCGTCGAGAGCGCCCCGGTCCGCGACCTCTTTCGCTCGCCGAAGCACCCGTACACGCTCGGGCTGCTCGAGTCGTTGCCGACGCACGTCGACGGCCCGCGGCCCGCTCGGCGCGCCCGCCTGCGAACGATCGAGGGCCTCGTCCCCGATCTCTCCAAGCTGCCCTCCGGGTGCCGCTTCGCCGATCGCTGTCCGCTCGTCGTCGACGCGTGCCGAAAAGAGGAGCCCGAGCTCCGCGCGCTCGAGGGCTCCCCCGAGGAGGGCGCGTTCCCCGGGCGCGCGGGGCGATTTTCGCGCTGTTTTCGAGCGTCCGAGCTCCCCGTGCCCTCTCGCTTCGCGACCGACGCCACGCCATGA
- a CDS encoding dipeptide ABC transporter ATP-binding protein, protein MSQPSTHQTADKADEKRRTLVATEHLSKYYPVGGGLFSRGERVLRAVDDVSIRVRRGETLGLVGESGCGKSTLGRLLLRLVDPSYGRIIYDGRDIATLSQSALRPLRRKMQIIFQDPYSSLNPRMTVREIVAEAIRIHGLAATRSDEETMVADLLKKVGLRPEHMGRYPHEFSGGQRQRVGIARALAVQPEFIVCDEPISALDVSIQAQIVNLLLDLQDELGVAFLFISHDLKVVEHISHRVCVMYLGHIVEQAPVEKLYGGPLHPYTRALLGSSPVPDPDRKRLRVLLEGDVPSPIDPPDGCAFHPRCPRAVSACKKEAPPFAEAVLGSGHRVACWNPHTDG, encoded by the coding sequence ATGAGCCAACCTTCAACCCACCAAACCGCCGACAAGGCCGACGAGAAGCGCCGCACGCTCGTGGCGACCGAGCACCTGTCGAAGTACTACCCCGTGGGTGGAGGGCTCTTCTCGCGCGGCGAGCGAGTGCTCCGCGCCGTCGACGACGTGAGCATCCGCGTCCGCCGAGGCGAGACCTTGGGGCTCGTGGGCGAGAGCGGGTGCGGAAAGAGCACGCTCGGGCGCCTCCTGCTTCGCCTCGTCGACCCGTCGTACGGCCGCATCATCTACGACGGCCGCGACATCGCGACCCTCTCGCAGTCCGCGCTCCGGCCGCTCCGGCGAAAGATGCAAATCATCTTTCAAGACCCATACTCCAGCCTGAACCCGCGCATGACCGTCCGCGAGATCGTGGCGGAGGCCATACGGATCCACGGCCTCGCGGCGACCCGAAGCGACGAAGAGACGATGGTGGCCGACCTCCTGAAGAAGGTCGGATTGCGGCCCGAGCACATGGGGCGCTACCCGCACGAGTTCTCGGGAGGGCAACGCCAGCGGGTCGGCATCGCGCGCGCGCTCGCCGTGCAGCCCGAGTTCATCGTGTGCGACGAGCCCATCAGCGCGCTCGACGTGTCCATCCAGGCGCAAATCGTCAATCTTCTCTTGGACTTGCAAGACGAGCTCGGCGTCGCCTTCTTGTTCATCTCTCACGACCTCAAGGTCGTCGAGCACATCAGCCATCGGGTGTGCGTGATGTACCTCGGGCACATCGTGGAGCAGGCGCCGGTCGAGAAGCTCTACGGCGGTCCGCTGCACCCGTACACGCGCGCGCTGCTCGGCTCGTCCCCCGTGCCCGACCCGGACCGCAAGCGGCTCCGCGTGTTGCTCGAGGGAGACGTGCCGTCCCCCATCGATCCTCCCGACGGGTGCGCGTTCCATCCGCGGTGCCCTCGCGCGGTCTCGGCCTGCAAAAAAGAGGCGCCGCCGTTCGCCGAGGCCGTGCTCGGCTCGGGCCACCGGGTCGCCTGCTGGAACCCCCACACGGACGGCTGA
- a CDS encoding serine/threonine protein kinase translates to MSLEGRSLGRYSDLRILGEGGMGRVFLATDGVLGRKVAIKVLRDDLGLGAEARAHLDARLRIEARAAALVTHPNVVVLHDMGDDPEVGLYLVFEHVDGPSLRARLEKGPLTLPDVVRLAKELGSALDAAHDAGVLHRDVKPENVFLAPFGAKIGDFGIARVPDASVTRTGMGVVGTPAYAAPEVLRGKDPSPSPKADQFSLAATVYEALTGERAFPGDDLISVAAQIGQSTPAEVTRHDLPREAANQATAVLRRGMAKDPAARFGSCTELADALEAALGSSAIAPTVPSARREARPGRSLSVLLGLVIVMGLAAIVLTRATGQKTPGPPASDEPPTKPLPKPKPHAVKPPPKPQEPKGADATPPPQAPASEPDGGPESP, encoded by the coding sequence GTGAGCCTCGAGGGTCGCTCGCTCGGGCGCTATTCGGACCTGCGGATCCTCGGCGAGGGAGGCATGGGGCGGGTGTTCCTGGCCACCGACGGCGTGCTCGGGCGTAAGGTGGCCATCAAGGTGCTCCGCGACGACCTCGGGCTCGGCGCCGAGGCGCGCGCCCACCTCGACGCGCGGCTCCGCATCGAAGCGCGCGCGGCGGCCCTCGTCACGCACCCGAACGTCGTCGTGCTGCACGACATGGGCGACGACCCCGAGGTCGGCCTCTACCTCGTCTTCGAGCACGTCGACGGGCCGTCCCTGCGCGCGCGCCTCGAGAAGGGTCCGCTCACGTTGCCCGACGTCGTGCGGCTCGCGAAGGAGCTCGGCAGCGCGCTCGACGCGGCCCACGACGCGGGCGTCCTGCATCGCGACGTCAAACCCGAGAACGTCTTCCTCGCTCCTTTCGGCGCGAAGATCGGCGACTTCGGCATCGCCCGTGTGCCCGACGCGAGCGTCACACGGACGGGCATGGGCGTCGTCGGCACGCCGGCGTACGCCGCCCCCGAGGTGCTCCGAGGGAAGGACCCGAGCCCGTCGCCGAAGGCCGATCAGTTCTCGCTCGCCGCGACCGTGTACGAGGCCCTCACCGGCGAGCGCGCGTTCCCGGGCGACGATCTCATCAGCGTGGCCGCGCAGATCGGCCAGAGCACCCCCGCCGAGGTCACCCGACATGATCTCCCACGCGAAGCCGCCAACCAGGCGACGGCCGTGCTCCGGCGAGGCATGGCGAAGGATCCGGCGGCGCGTTTCGGCTCGTGCACGGAGCTCGCCGACGCGCTCGAGGCGGCCCTCGGGTCGAGCGCGATCGCACCCACGGTCCCGTCCGCGAGGCGCGAGGCGCGGCCCGGGCGCTCTCTCTCCGTCCTCCTCGGGCTCGTGATCGTGATGGGCCTCGCCGCCATCGTGCTCACGCGCGCGACGGGCCAAAAAACCCCCGGTCCGCCCGCTTCCGACGAGCCCCCGACCAAGCCATTGCCCAAGCCGAAGCCTCACGCGGTCAAACCCCCACCGAAGCCCCAAGAGCCCAAGGGCGCCGACGCCACGCCCCCTCCCCAGGCGCCCGCGTCCGAGCCCGACGGCGGCCCCGAATCTCCCTGA
- the pdhA gene encoding pyruvate dehydrogenase (acetyl-transferring) E1 component subunit alpha, with translation MSESPSIPPPNTVVPPPSPEHLAELYRQMFLIRRLEEEAARAYAQGKIGGFLHLYIGQEAVAVGACAALRPEDYVVTTYRDHGMAIAKGMSAKAMMAELYGKKTGCSKGLGGSMHMFDAANNMLGGYGIVGAHIPLAAGAAFASKYRGDGRVTLCFYGEGAVSIGGFHEGVSLAALWKLPIVFICENNEYSMGTPLSRSMSVEDTSLKALGYGVERDRFFADDVSLVEHRIAAAVKRAREESQPTVIEVRTYRFRGHSMSDPAKYRTSSEVEEHKRRDPILLARRDLLTMIGEERVSAIDAEVETEVKDAVKFAEESPEPDASVLEPTTYDGPFAA, from the coding sequence ATGAGCGAATCGCCCTCCATCCCGCCCCCGAACACGGTGGTCCCGCCTCCTTCGCCGGAGCACCTCGCCGAGCTCTATCGGCAAATGTTCCTCATTCGCCGGCTCGAAGAAGAGGCCGCGCGCGCGTACGCGCAGGGGAAGATCGGCGGATTTTTGCACCTCTATATCGGGCAAGAGGCCGTCGCGGTCGGCGCGTGCGCGGCCCTCCGCCCGGAGGACTACGTCGTCACGACCTACCGCGATCACGGCATGGCGATCGCGAAGGGCATGAGCGCGAAGGCCATGATGGCCGAGCTCTACGGCAAAAAGACCGGATGCTCGAAGGGCCTCGGCGGCTCGATGCACATGTTCGACGCGGCCAACAACATGCTCGGCGGCTACGGCATCGTCGGGGCGCACATCCCGCTCGCGGCCGGCGCGGCGTTCGCGTCGAAGTACCGCGGCGACGGGCGCGTGACCCTCTGCTTCTACGGCGAGGGTGCGGTCTCCATCGGCGGCTTCCACGAGGGCGTCTCGCTCGCGGCGCTGTGGAAGCTCCCGATCGTGTTCATCTGCGAGAACAACGAGTACTCGATGGGCACGCCGCTCTCGCGCAGCATGTCGGTCGAGGACACGTCGCTGAAGGCGCTCGGCTACGGCGTCGAGCGGGACCGCTTCTTCGCCGACGACGTGAGCCTCGTCGAGCACCGCATCGCCGCGGCGGTGAAGCGCGCGCGCGAAGAGTCGCAGCCCACCGTGATCGAGGTGCGCACCTACAGGTTCCGCGGGCACAGCATGAGCGACCCCGCGAAGTACCGCACGTCGAGCGAGGTCGAGGAGCACAAGCGCCGCGATCCCATCCTGCTCGCTCGCCGCGACCTCCTCACCATGATCGGCGAGGAGCGCGTCTCCGCGATCGACGCCGAGGTCGAGACCGAGGTGAAGGACGCGGTGAAGTTCGCCGAAGAGAGCCCCGAGCCCGACGCTAGCGTGCTCGAGCCCACCACCTACGACGGCCCGTTCGCCGCCTGA
- a CDS encoding pyruvate dehydrogenase complex E1 component subunit beta has product MRSLRYREALREAMIEEMERDDRVFLMGEEVGHYQGAYKVSEGMLEKFGERRVIDTPIAEAGFAGIGVGAAMVGLRPIIEFMTWNFSAVAFDQILNSAAKVRQMSGGQFNCPIVFRGPNASAKQVGSQHSHAMEHFYAHVPGLKVVAPAFPADAKGLMKAAIRDDNPVLFMESETLYSVKGDVPDGLDAMEIGKANVVREGKDCTIVTYSRMTHVSLEAAELLEKEGISCEVVDLRSLRPLDEATVVRSVRKTHRCVVVHEGWPYGGVGAEVSDRVQRLAFDWLDAPILRVTTLDVPMPYNAKLEQEVMPQKERIVSTVKRAVTRGRG; this is encoded by the coding sequence ATGCGAAGCTTGAGGTACCGCGAGGCCCTACGCGAAGCGATGATCGAGGAGATGGAGCGCGACGACCGCGTCTTTCTCATGGGCGAAGAGGTCGGCCACTACCAGGGCGCCTACAAAGTGTCGGAGGGGATGCTCGAGAAGTTCGGAGAGAGGCGCGTCATCGACACGCCCATCGCCGAGGCAGGGTTCGCCGGCATCGGCGTCGGCGCCGCGATGGTCGGGCTCCGTCCGATCATCGAGTTCATGACGTGGAATTTCTCGGCCGTCGCGTTCGATCAGATCCTGAACAGCGCGGCCAAGGTCCGCCAGATGTCGGGTGGCCAGTTCAACTGCCCGATCGTGTTCCGCGGGCCGAACGCGAGCGCGAAGCAGGTCGGGAGCCAGCACTCGCACGCGATGGAGCACTTCTACGCGCACGTCCCCGGATTGAAGGTCGTGGCGCCCGCGTTCCCCGCCGACGCGAAGGGCCTCATGAAGGCCGCCATCCGTGACGACAACCCCGTGCTCTTCATGGAATCCGAGACGCTCTACTCCGTGAAGGGAGACGTCCCGGACGGCCTCGACGCCATGGAGATCGGCAAGGCGAACGTGGTGCGCGAGGGCAAAGACTGCACGATCGTGACCTACTCGCGCATGACCCACGTGTCGCTCGAGGCCGCCGAGCTGCTCGAAAAAGAGGGCATCTCGTGCGAGGTCGTCGACCTTCGCTCGCTGCGCCCGCTCGACGAGGCCACGGTGGTGCGCTCGGTCCGCAAGACGCACCGCTGCGTGGTCGTGCACGAGGGCTGGCCCTACGGTGGCGTCGGCGCGGAGGTCTCCGATCGTGTGCAGCGCCTCGCGTTCGACTGGCTCGACGCCCCCATCCTACGTGTAACCACACTCGACGTGCCCATGCCGTACAACGCGAAGCTCGAGCAAGAGGTGATGCCGCAGAAAGAGCGCATCGTCTCCACCGTGAAGCGCGCCGTCACGCGCGGGAGAGGCTGA